The following coding sequences are from one Collimonas arenae window:
- a CDS encoding phosphodiesterase yields MILCQISDLHIKAHGKKSYRIVDTAESLRRCVAQVNQLRQRPDAVVLTGDLVDFGLPEEYAFLRQLLQPLSMPFYLLPGNHDEREALRAAFPDHAYLQQGGERIEYVIDDHPLRIVALDSVIPRASNGALAPASLVWLDRVLQMQPDRPTVIVMHHPPFHTGIGHMDKIGLENPQALADVVRRHPQVERILCGHLHRSIQVRFGGTIASTCPGVAHQVMLDLSPQAASQFVMEPPAFQLHLWDAESGLISHTAYVGEFDGPYPFYDGDDLID; encoded by the coding sequence ATGATTCTTTGCCAGATTTCCGATTTGCACATCAAGGCGCATGGCAAGAAGTCGTACCGCATCGTCGACACGGCAGAAAGCCTGCGGCGTTGCGTGGCCCAGGTCAACCAGTTGCGACAGCGGCCGGATGCGGTGGTGCTGACCGGCGACCTGGTCGATTTCGGTTTGCCGGAAGAGTACGCATTCCTGCGCCAATTGCTGCAACCGCTGTCGATGCCTTTTTATCTTTTGCCGGGCAATCACGATGAACGCGAGGCATTGCGCGCAGCGTTTCCCGATCATGCATATCTGCAGCAGGGCGGTGAACGAATCGAATACGTGATCGACGATCACCCGTTGCGCATCGTTGCGCTGGATAGCGTCATTCCACGGGCCAGCAACGGCGCTCTGGCGCCTGCCAGCCTAGTGTGGCTGGATCGGGTATTGCAGATGCAGCCGGACCGGCCGACCGTGATCGTGATGCACCACCCACCGTTCCATACCGGCATCGGTCACATGGACAAGATTGGTCTGGAAAATCCGCAGGCTCTGGCGGATGTGGTGCGCCGCCATCCACAAGTGGAGCGGATTCTGTGCGGCCACTTGCATCGCTCCATTCAGGTACGGTTCGGCGGCACCATCGCATCGACTTGCCCCGGTGTAGCGCATCAAGTGATGCTCGATCTCAGTCCGCAGGCGGCGTCGCAATTCGTGATGGAACCGCCGGCGTTCCAGTTGCATCTATGGGACGCAGAGTCGGGATTGATCAGTCACACCGCGTATGTCGGCGAGTTTGATGGACCTTATCCGTTTTACGATGGCGACGATCTTATCGATTGA
- a CDS encoding GNAT family N-acetyltransferase: MTVLSPPLVTLIPAVEGDFEELVALRIAAMRESLERVGRFDPIRARERFRSGFAPAYTRHVTVDGQRIGFVVVKPAQDQLLLDHLYIRPDYQGKGIGAAVLAQVFMEADALSLPVRVGALRDSEANRFYQRHGFAFVAEEEWDIYYVRAAR; the protein is encoded by the coding sequence ATGACTGTATTGAGCCCGCCGTTAGTCACTCTGATCCCCGCAGTTGAAGGGGACTTCGAAGAACTGGTTGCATTGCGTATCGCCGCCATGCGCGAAAGCCTGGAGCGAGTGGGACGCTTTGATCCGATACGTGCCAGGGAGCGATTCCGCAGCGGTTTCGCGCCCGCATATACACGGCATGTGACCGTTGATGGCCAACGTATTGGCTTCGTGGTCGTCAAGCCGGCTCAGGATCAATTGCTGCTCGACCATCTCTATATCCGCCCGGATTACCAAGGAAAAGGTATAGGGGCGGCGGTACTCGCACAGGTGTTTATGGAGGCAGACGCGCTGTCGCTGCCAGTGCGGGTAGGGGCATTGAGGGACAGCGAAGCTAATCGCTTTTATCAGCGACATGGCTTTGCATTCGTGGCGGAAGAAGAGTGGGATATCTACTATGTCCGCGCAGCGCGTTGA
- a CDS encoding hemerythrin domain-containing protein, with translation MPNALIATAPDFSQPIAVLKHCHDRIRKQLDTLQNLLEHLPQHGNDAQAQQAAQSIMRYFNQAAPHHHADEEVDLLPMLSVTASGEDAALLQKLMPEIMAEHQQMDKLWHALDQQLTSIADGESTNQLSAQDVQQFSAIYSAHMEKEETWIAPMAKRLFNEQQMQQLGSAMQQRRGISV, from the coding sequence ATGCCGAACGCACTGATAGCCACCGCGCCAGATTTTAGCCAGCCGATCGCCGTGCTCAAGCATTGCCACGACCGCATCCGCAAGCAACTGGATACGCTGCAAAATCTGCTTGAACACCTGCCTCAACACGGCAACGATGCCCAAGCCCAGCAAGCCGCGCAAAGCATCATGCGCTATTTCAACCAGGCCGCTCCGCATCATCACGCGGATGAAGAAGTCGACCTGCTGCCGATGCTGAGCGTCACCGCCAGCGGAGAAGATGCCGCGCTGCTGCAAAAGCTGATGCCGGAAATCATGGCCGAGCACCAGCAGATGGACAAGCTGTGGCACGCCCTTGACCAGCAGTTGACGTCTATCGCCGATGGCGAATCGACCAACCAGCTGTCGGCGCAGGATGTTCAGCAATTTTCCGCCATCTACTCGGCCCACATGGAAAAAGAAGAAACCTGGATCGCGCCGATGGCGAAGCGGCTTTTTAATGAACAGCAGATGCAACAGCTGGGATCAGCGATGCAACAACGTAGGGGAATTTCAGTATGA
- a CDS encoding ABC transporter permease yields MKHSFRFYVQLAFTLLVCAFLIVPIVLSMLAGITDNFFVGLSSGFTLRWVGQVWDTYQLTIWRSIAIALACLVVTTIAGVPLAYMLARYQGGNSRLARAIEELLMMPVAVPGLATALALIMAYGQYREFRSSALFILVGHVLFTLPFMVRPVLAVMQSSQLSVLEEAAASLGAGLGQRFFGVVIPNVFSGILAGALMVVTLSIGEFNITWMLHTPLTMTLPVGLADSYASMRLEVGSAYTLIFFLMIIPLLIAMQWVTHTTQSRVRL; encoded by the coding sequence ATGAAGCACTCTTTCCGTTTTTATGTACAATTGGCGTTCACCCTGTTGGTGTGTGCGTTCCTGATCGTGCCGATTGTGTTGTCGATGCTGGCCGGAATTACCGATAATTTTTTCGTCGGCCTGTCGAGCGGATTCACGCTGCGCTGGGTAGGGCAGGTCTGGGATACGTATCAGCTGACTATCTGGCGTTCGATTGCAATTGCGCTGGCTTGCCTGGTCGTCACCACGATTGCCGGCGTGCCGTTGGCATACATGCTGGCACGCTATCAGGGCGGCAATAGCCGCCTGGCGCGTGCGATTGAGGAACTGCTGATGATGCCGGTGGCGGTGCCAGGACTGGCCACGGCGCTGGCCTTGATCATGGCTTACGGCCAGTATCGGGAATTCCGCAGCAGCGCGTTGTTCATCCTGGTTGGGCATGTGTTGTTTACCCTGCCGTTCATGGTACGGCCGGTGCTGGCGGTGATGCAGTCGTCGCAATTATCGGTGCTGGAGGAAGCGGCTGCCAGCCTTGGTGCAGGACTGGGACAGCGCTTTTTCGGCGTGGTGATTCCCAACGTATTCTCGGGCATCCTGGCCGGTGCGCTGATGGTGGTGACCTTGTCGATTGGCGAATTCAATATCACCTGGATGCTGCATACGCCGCTGACAATGACCTTGCCGGTCGGCCTCGCCGACAGCTATGCGTCGATGCGGCTCGAAGTCGGCTCCGCTTACACGTTGATTTTTTTCCTGATGATCATTCCTTTGCTGATCGCCATGCAATGGGTGACGCACACTACACAATCAAGAGTCCGTTTATGA
- a CDS encoding ABC transporter ATP-binding protein, with protein sequence MKNAVSIQLVQCGKTFPNGAQALQPLDLEIQPGETVVLLGPSGCGKTTTLRMIAGLEFPDAGGRVLFGGEDVTALPIERRGVGMVFQNYALFPNMTVGENIAYGLKIRKIPAAERLAKIETLLEMVHLQGLGQRRIDQLSGGQKQRVALARALAVEPRVLLLDEPLTALDAKLRETLRADLNQLLRKLGITAIYVTHDQSEAMALGDRVVVMERGKIAQIGSPRDIYYRPATHFVADFIGTMNRVTGTAQDGQLRFSGGALPFSGASAESTATLMFRPEDVEVVTDSMDAADMQGAVLSTFFLGDRTRLVIDVGAEQPVIVETGKRVSWQIGERIALRVPQHALLHFGEGVPA encoded by the coding sequence ATGAAGAATGCCGTTTCCATTCAATTAGTCCAATGCGGCAAGACCTTTCCCAACGGTGCGCAGGCACTGCAGCCGTTGGATCTGGAAATCCAGCCAGGCGAAACCGTCGTGCTGCTGGGACCGTCCGGCTGCGGCAAGACCACCACTTTGCGCATGATTGCAGGACTGGAATTTCCCGATGCCGGCGGCCGCGTTCTGTTTGGTGGCGAGGATGTGACGGCCTTGCCGATCGAGCGCCGCGGCGTTGGCATGGTGTTCCAGAATTACGCGTTGTTTCCGAACATGACGGTGGGAGAAAACATCGCCTATGGCTTGAAGATCCGCAAAATTCCAGCTGCGGAGCGTCTCGCCAAAATCGAGACGTTGCTGGAGATGGTGCACTTGCAAGGACTGGGTCAGCGCCGCATCGATCAACTGTCCGGCGGACAGAAGCAACGGGTTGCGCTGGCGCGAGCACTGGCTGTCGAACCGCGGGTATTGCTGCTGGACGAGCCGTTGACGGCGCTGGACGCCAAGTTGCGTGAAACCCTGCGCGCCGATCTGAACCAGTTGCTGCGCAAGCTTGGCATCACCGCGATCTATGTGACGCATGACCAGAGCGAGGCCATGGCGCTGGGCGACAGAGTGGTGGTGATGGAACGCGGCAAGATCGCGCAGATCGGTAGTCCGCGAGATATCTATTACCGGCCTGCCACTCATTTTGTCGCCGATTTCATCGGTACGATGAACCGGGTGACCGGCACTGCGCAAGATGGTCAACTGCGATTTTCCGGTGGTGCGCTGCCGTTCAGCGGAGCTTCAGCAGAGAGTACGGCGACGCTGATGTTTCGGCCGGAAGACGTCGAGGTCGTCACAGATAGCATGGACGCAGCGGACATGCAGGGTGCTGTGTTGTCGACCTTTTTCCTGGGCGACAGGACACGTCTGGTAATCGATGTCGGGGCCGAACAGCCCGTCATCGTCGAGACCGGCAAACGTGTATCCTGGCAGATTGGAGAGCGGATTGCATTGCGCGTGCCACAACATGCGCTGCTGCATTTTGGTGAAGGAGTGCCGGCATGA
- a CDS encoding patatin-like phospholipase family protein: MEKTAFVFAGGGSLGAIEAGMLRELIASGVQPDFLVGASAGAINSVFFAFQPHVAGTMRLEYLWRGIRRQQIMPWSALSILSAFRSRGSHLVSSAKLRELLSEHYGSRTLEDADLPVYVVATEMKTGNEVVLSSGSAVDAVLASTAIPGVFPPVSLGGNMLIDGGVANNTPISTAIRLGATRVIVLTTGFTCAERRQPKGALEHAMSALNLLVARQLVSDLERWASHAAIAVVAPLCPLDVSPYDYSQCGQLIDRAATETRRWLEAGGLNSKEIPAALKPHTH, encoded by the coding sequence ATGGAAAAGACCGCATTTGTATTTGCCGGTGGTGGGAGTCTTGGCGCAATTGAAGCCGGTATGCTGCGCGAACTGATTGCCTCTGGTGTACAACCTGACTTTCTGGTTGGCGCCTCGGCAGGAGCAATCAACAGCGTTTTCTTTGCATTCCAGCCACATGTCGCCGGCACAATGCGCCTGGAATACCTATGGCGAGGCATTCGTCGACAACAGATCATGCCTTGGTCAGCGCTGTCGATCCTGAGTGCATTTCGCAGCCGCGGTAGCCACTTGGTCAGTTCTGCAAAATTACGTGAGCTCCTTTCTGAGCACTATGGCAGCCGCACGCTGGAAGACGCTGATCTGCCAGTATATGTCGTCGCTACGGAAATGAAGACCGGTAACGAGGTCGTTCTCTCTTCTGGTTCGGCAGTCGATGCAGTGCTTGCCAGCACCGCGATTCCCGGTGTTTTCCCGCCGGTCTCATTAGGCGGCAACATGCTGATCGACGGCGGCGTTGCCAACAACACCCCGATCTCCACTGCGATTCGCCTGGGCGCCACTCGCGTCATCGTGCTGACCACCGGCTTTACCTGCGCCGAACGGCGTCAGCCAAAAGGAGCTCTTGAACATGCGATGAGTGCGCTCAACCTGCTGGTGGCGCGTCAATTGGTATCTGACCTGGAGCGCTGGGCATCACACGCGGCGATTGCAGTGGTCGCGCCGCTGTGTCCGCTGGATGTTTCTCCATACGACTACAGCCAATGTGGCCAATTGATAGACCGCGCGGCGACGGAAACCCGACGTTGGCTGGAAGCTGGCGGCTTGAACAGCAAGGAAATTCCGGCTGCTCTCAAGCCGCATACGCATTGA
- a CDS encoding ABC transporter permease, translated as MKTASAAGRQIYLLFAAPGLTLFLAFWLLPMLRLVEVGASGPSGAAAYLAVLTNHHYFMSLLSTLLLSAAVTVATLLIASLVGLFLQRNRFPGKAILLSMLTFPLAFPGVVVGFMVIMLAGRQGLIGVVSNWLFRDAWVFAYSLGGLFLGYLYFSIPRVILTVMAAAEKLDPALEEAARSLGANPLRIFTDVVMPALSPALISSGAICFATSVGAFGTAFTLATNIDVLPMAIYNEFTSYANFSMAAALSIVLGAVTWLVLAVARSWSGSAAGAAA; from the coding sequence ATCAAAACGGCGAGCGCAGCCGGGCGCCAGATTTATCTGTTGTTTGCGGCGCCCGGCCTGACGCTGTTCCTGGCGTTCTGGCTGCTGCCAATGCTGCGCCTGGTCGAGGTGGGAGCAAGCGGGCCTAGCGGCGCCGCTGCCTATCTCGCAGTGCTGACCAATCATCACTATTTCATGAGCCTGCTATCGACGCTGTTGTTATCGGCAGCGGTCACTGTGGCGACGCTGCTGATTGCCTCGCTGGTGGGGTTGTTCCTGCAGCGTAATCGCTTTCCGGGCAAAGCGATTCTGTTGTCGATGCTGACTTTCCCGCTGGCGTTTCCCGGTGTTGTGGTTGGCTTCATGGTGATCATGTTGGCCGGACGCCAAGGCTTGATCGGCGTGGTCAGCAACTGGCTGTTTCGCGATGCGTGGGTGTTCGCGTATTCGCTTGGTGGCCTGTTTCTCGGCTATCTCTATTTTTCAATTCCACGCGTGATCCTGACCGTGATGGCGGCGGCAGAAAAGCTCGATCCGGCGCTGGAGGAAGCGGCACGATCACTCGGCGCCAATCCTCTGCGCATTTTTACCGATGTGGTGATGCCGGCCTTGTCGCCCGCCTTGATTTCGTCAGGCGCGATTTGCTTTGCGACTAGCGTCGGTGCGTTTGGCACCGCCTTCACGCTGGCGACCAATATTGATGTATTACCGATGGCGATCTATAACGAATTTACCAGCTACGCCAACTTCTCGATGGCGGCGGCACTGTCGATTGTACTGGGCGCGGTGACCTGGCTGGTGCTGGCCGTGGCGCGCTCATGGTCGGGTAGTGCAGCAGGAGCCGCAGCATGA
- a CDS encoding LacI family DNA-binding transcriptional regulator: MRPSIKQVALEAGVSIATVSRLLNKPDSVSIDTASKVNRAIEALGFRPNFTGRNLREGRSHTVGVVVPTLSNTVFAQCLQGVEIAARQLDYSVMFTATEYRQQDEFAAVELLLAHRVDGVILTVADADASSTLDVLDRERIPYILVYNQPQQTARPSVSVDNRAAAYDAVIHLIKLGHTRIQMLAGQFHASDRALQRFHGYQQAMHEHGLQALTPIEVPRHTSAALSVAYLQTFRDPLQRPSALFCSNDLLALSAMRDLRALGLRVPDDVSVMGFDGIPLGDLMDPMLSSVAQPSEQIGEQALRALVRVIEEPQDGRAPATSQILPHTVRLGGSVRTFHSRS, translated from the coding sequence GTGCGTCCATCCATCAAACAGGTTGCCTTAGAAGCCGGCGTATCTATCGCCACGGTGTCGCGTTTGCTGAATAAGCCGGACTCGGTCAGCATCGATACCGCGAGCAAGGTGAATCGGGCGATCGAAGCGCTTGGTTTCAGACCGAATTTTACCGGGCGCAACTTGCGTGAGGGGCGTTCGCATACAGTTGGCGTAGTGGTGCCGACGTTATCCAACACCGTGTTCGCGCAATGCCTGCAGGGGGTCGAGATCGCTGCGCGCCAACTCGATTATTCGGTGATGTTTACTGCCACCGAATATCGTCAGCAGGACGAATTCGCGGCGGTTGAATTGCTGCTGGCGCATCGTGTTGATGGCGTCATCCTTACTGTCGCCGACGCCGACGCTAGCAGTACGCTCGATGTGCTTGATCGTGAGCGGATCCCCTACATATTGGTTTACAACCAGCCGCAACAGACGGCGCGGCCATCAGTATCGGTCGACAATCGGGCTGCCGCGTACGACGCGGTAATACACCTCATCAAGCTCGGGCATACGCGCATCCAGATGCTGGCTGGACAGTTCCATGCTTCCGACCGCGCGCTACAACGCTTCCACGGCTATCAGCAGGCCATGCATGAGCATGGATTGCAGGCGCTGACACCGATTGAAGTTCCCCGTCATACCTCCGCCGCACTTTCCGTCGCTTACCTGCAAACCTTCCGCGATCCATTGCAACGCCCAAGCGCGCTGTTTTGTTCCAACGATTTACTTGCGCTCAGCGCGATGCGCGATTTGCGTGCCCTCGGCTTGCGCGTGCCTGACGACGTGTCGGTGATGGGCTTCGACGGCATCCCGCTGGGTGATTTGATGGATCCAATGCTGAGCAGTGTTGCGCAACCATCAGAGCAAATCGGCGAGCAGGCATTGCGCGCATTGGTGCGCGTGATTGAAGAACCGCAGGACGGCCGGGCGCCGGCCACTTCGCAAATATTGCCGCACACCGTCCGCCTGGGCGGATCGGTTAGAACTTTTCATTCTCGCAGTTAA
- a CDS encoding MgtC/SapB family protein, translated as MDWKIFTLRVLLALTLGSLIGAERQMRQRMAGLRTNALVSIGASLFVMVSAFESDPQGATRIASYVVSGIGFLGAGVIMREGINVRGLNTAATLWCSAAVGVLCGLGHALEAAIGAAAILGANVLLRGVSHMINRQDLHSATEIEQVYRLSIVCRPEDEVQVRTLMLHMLNGMPHLVVQSLHSEDLASGTQLEVRADLITSPSNHLQLEQIVSRVSLEKGVSAARWAVLNSVDV; from the coding sequence ATGGATTGGAAAATATTTACCCTGCGCGTATTGCTCGCCCTGACCCTGGGCTCCCTGATCGGTGCCGAACGCCAGATGCGTCAACGCATGGCGGGTTTGCGTACTAATGCGCTGGTGTCGATCGGTGCCTCGCTGTTCGTGATGGTATCCGCGTTCGAGTCGGATCCGCAGGGAGCAACGCGGATTGCTTCTTATGTTGTATCCGGTATCGGTTTCCTCGGCGCCGGCGTCATCATGCGTGAGGGTATCAATGTGCGGGGGTTGAATACTGCCGCTACTTTATGGTGCTCAGCTGCGGTCGGTGTGCTGTGCGGACTTGGGCATGCGCTGGAAGCGGCCATCGGCGCCGCCGCCATTTTGGGCGCGAACGTGTTGTTGCGCGGTGTGTCCCATATGATCAACCGCCAGGATCTGCATAGCGCGACGGAAATCGAGCAGGTCTATCGCCTCTCTATAGTATGTCGGCCGGAAGATGAGGTGCAGGTCCGCACCTTGATGCTGCATATGCTGAACGGCATGCCGCACCTGGTGGTGCAATCGCTGCACAGCGAAGACCTGGCGTCCGGTACCCAACTGGAAGTGCGCGCGGATCTGATTACGTCTCCTAGCAATCATTTACAGCTGGAGCAGATTGTCAGCCGGGTCAGCCTGGAGAAAGGTGTCAGTGCTGCGCGTTGGGCGGTATTGAATTCGGTAGATGTATAG
- a CDS encoding ABC transporter substrate-binding protein encodes MRLARVFHAMVATVALAASLHAGAQNAICYNCPPEWADWATQIKAIKAKTGITVPPDNKNSGQSLSQIIAEKASPVADFTYVGVTFGIEAKKSDVITPYKPAGWDEIPNDLKDPDGYWFTIHSGTMGLMVNVDALKGKPVPRSWQDLLKPEYKGLIGYLDPASAFVGYVGAVAINQALGGTLDNFTPGINYFKALQKNQPLVPKQTSYARLLSGEIPILFGYDFDAYRAKYKDKANVAFVIPAEGTVTVPYVVSLVKNGPNPANAKKVLDFLLSNEGQAIWANAYLRPVRASAISKEAQAHFLPASEYARAKSVDYGKMAEVQRKFSERYQAEVR; translated from the coding sequence ATGCGCTTAGCACGTGTTTTCCATGCGATGGTCGCCACCGTCGCCCTAGCAGCCTCGCTCCATGCCGGCGCCCAGAATGCGATTTGCTATAACTGTCCGCCAGAATGGGCTGACTGGGCGACGCAGATCAAAGCTATCAAGGCAAAGACCGGCATCACTGTGCCGCCCGACAATAAGAACAGCGGACAGTCGCTGTCGCAGATCATCGCTGAAAAAGCCAGCCCGGTAGCCGACTTTACCTATGTCGGCGTGACCTTCGGCATCGAGGCAAAGAAAAGTGACGTGATTACGCCATACAAGCCAGCTGGCTGGGATGAGATTCCCAATGACTTGAAAGACCCGGACGGCTATTGGTTCACAATCCATTCCGGCACCATGGGATTGATGGTGAATGTCGATGCGCTTAAGGGCAAGCCGGTGCCGCGTTCCTGGCAGGATCTGCTGAAACCGGAATACAAGGGACTGATCGGTTATCTCGATCCGGCAAGTGCATTTGTCGGTTATGTCGGTGCGGTGGCGATCAATCAGGCATTGGGCGGCACGTTGGATAACTTCACGCCAGGCATCAACTATTTCAAGGCATTGCAAAAGAATCAGCCGCTGGTACCGAAGCAGACTTCATATGCGCGCCTGCTATCGGGTGAAATCCCGATCCTGTTCGGTTACGACTTTGATGCCTATCGCGCCAAATACAAGGACAAGGCCAATGTCGCGTTCGTGATTCCTGCCGAAGGGACCGTGACAGTGCCATACGTGGTCAGCCTGGTAAAAAACGGTCCGAACCCCGCCAACGCCAAGAAGGTACTGGATTTCCTGCTATCCAACGAAGGACAGGCGATCTGGGCCAATGCCTATCTACGGCCGGTGCGTGCATCCGCGATTTCCAAAGAAGCACAAGCGCATTTCTTGCCGGCTTCGGAATATGCCCGCGCCAAATCGGTTGATTACGGCAAGATGGCTGAAGTCCAGCGCAAATTCAGCGAACGCTATCAGGCTGAAGTGCGGTGA